The proteins below are encoded in one region of Desulfobulbaceae bacterium:
- the ppsR gene encoding pyruvate, phosphate dikinase/phosphoenolpyruvate synthase regulator has translation MKSKKNIYFVSGCTGIVAMDVGKSLLGQFPETIFHEEKFPFIKNISDALKTLNYILRQSSGSKPIVFSSLVNPEIREVFNHSEVELFDICDAFLDRLENCLHEKALLLPGFSRFIDDNGISNRAKAIDYCLEHDDGKRTDDYDKADVIVLGVSRSGKTPLSIYLATHMKLKAANYPLTEETLNSYRLPEGISKNIKKTVGLTTNPEILSQIRQERYPNSNYAKRSECLQELRQAEQIYQKYHIPYINTSRKSIEGLAAQIYQEIGPYKKTSLLNETNPLIERRIYDRYIIKDVYLMVQGDYIGQLVDISERGLAFLPITSCPLKDRWNVVLVNKIKNISTTELSLKVIRPDNQHTSKSFDTSPKPIAAIFDFPSSKEQGLVKEFIRQSC, from the coding sequence TGAAGAGTAAAAAAAACATTTATTTTGTTTCTGGTTGTACCGGCATTGTTGCAATGGATGTAGGAAAATCCCTTCTGGGTCAATTTCCGGAAACAATCTTTCATGAAGAAAAATTTCCTTTTATAAAAAATATCTCTGATGCTCTGAAAACTCTCAACTATATACTCAGACAATCTTCAGGGTCGAAACCAATAGTATTTAGCAGTCTGGTTAACCCCGAAATAAGAGAAGTTTTTAACCACTCTGAAGTAGAGCTCTTTGATATTTGTGATGCTTTCCTTGATCGTCTCGAAAACTGTCTACATGAAAAAGCACTGCTCCTGCCTGGTTTCTCGAGGTTTATCGATGACAACGGTATCTCTAACAGGGCCAAGGCGATCGATTACTGCCTTGAGCATGATGATGGCAAAAGAACTGACGATTACGACAAAGCTGATGTTATTGTGCTCGGGGTATCCCGTTCCGGAAAGACACCTCTTAGTATTTATCTTGCGACTCACATGAAGCTTAAAGCAGCAAACTACCCTCTGACCGAAGAGACTTTGAACAGTTACCGCCTCCCTGAAGGAATCAGCAAAAACATAAAAAAAACCGTAGGTTTGACCACAAATCCCGAGATACTCAGCCAGATACGACAAGAACGCTACCCGAACAGTAATTACGCAAAACGTTCAGAGTGTCTGCAGGAGTTGAGGCAAGCGGAACAGATTTATCAAAAATATCACATTCCATACATCAATACTTCTAGAAAATCTATTGAGGGGCTAGCGGCTCAAATTTACCAGGAAATTGGTCCTTACAAAAAGACAAGTCTCTTGAATGAAACGAACCCGCTAATAGAAAGACGAATTTATGATAGATACATCATAAAAGATGTTTATTTAATGGTACAAGGAGATTACATCGGCCAACTGGTCGATATCAGTGAGAGAGGATTGGCCTTTTTGCCCATTACTTCGTGTCCTTTAAAGGATAGATGGAACGTAGTATTAGTTAATAAAATAAAAAACATATCAACCACAGAACTATCTTTAAAGGTTATTCGCCCTGACAATCAACATACATCGAAATCGTTTGACACATCACCAAAACCTATTGCCGCTATTTTTGACTTTCCCAGTAGCAAAGAGCAGGGTTTAGTTAAGGAGTTTATCCGGCAGTCCTGCTGA